ATCTTcctaaatagtttattttgagATTGACAAAGGaaacaaattgtaatataataGCAGGGAATAGTAATTCTTGAGATGAAAAATAATAGCTTCTGACAATGCCTTAAACTTAATGCACTaacttaatttctttaatctgtatatttttaatggatATCCATCTTAAACTTTCTGttgcagattttttttgttgtttttttgcaGAAAGGAGGGGGGCCAAAGAAAGTTTTTGTTGAGACAGGTGATGCATTAGTGTGGCAGACGTTGGCATCTGTAGCTATACCCGGTCTTGTTATAAACAGGTatctgcttttatttattttgaactacCACTATTATAGAAACTAGTTActcaaacttataataatttagtatcaagtaattgtAATATTGTCGTCTTTAACAAAaggacaaatatttttataaattatagctgtttatattttattttttaagtgtttattttctgttttaactttaattttatttttactttttgttcgTTTTAATTCCAAgctgtgtacacatactttgggttgtagcttagaacaaaacttgttattacttatattaagaTGTATCTTTAGTTATTATCTGTTTAGTGTAaccttataacaataaataaataaataaaaactatttcaaaagccttgaagcaaaaaaataatagattgcCTTTGTAACAGACTTTTTAATGAGTAtaggcttttataatatgactccCACGGTAATTGTGGACCTACTTATGTAGGGTTAAGTTACTAGATTGATTTATTTCTTAAAGATaaggctgcttgaaagcaggccgctccgctcttatctctcacaagttgggaaactttaaatattttaaacagtaAAATGATGTCGAAAAAGAGCATTCTGCAGAATTTCTTTAGCCCTTCTCTGTAGAATCGGCCTTCCGAACTTGTagtagagtcaccacaaacagactgacttggcgtttcaaaagtgcttataaactaggcctacttgaaataaatgaattttgaatttcaatgcAATAAAATTGATTGACCAGTGCATTTGAAGTGGCGTTTTTAATAGACATAATACAAAACCAAAACCAAAAATTTGACCACTTGTCGACACTTGTACTTTGatatattgatttattgattaaatataagtccgtttaataaataaatatatgtgtgGATTTTTATAGCTATTTCTTTGCTCTGCAgaattgctattttttatttgaaggtgCATATATCTATATTGggtattgggtttttgttattaatcaaatctggagttagaaaattggtggTGCATTGCTTGCATTGGAGAGCCCATTACGGGTAGTTTACACAGAACGGTAAAATGTCTGGTTCCATTGAAAATATGTCTGAACTGATGagcttgcagtcaaggtctaacttgtagtgaaacaaagaaaaaaataaagccatgtataattcaattttttttattgcaggaTATGCCATTATACACAGAAGTATCTAGCGAAGAAAGTGCCAAAAATTGCGCCTGCACCGAGAAAAATAGCGGCAGTTGCGGTCGGACTAGCTTCCATACCGCTCATAGTGTATCCCATAGACAAGGGGGTCACACTCCTGATGAACGCAACTTATAGAAAATGGTTCCATACGTAACGATGGCTTTTCCACCCCGGCTTCACTTAAGTGGCCTTAAGTTACTATTTACAAGTATATACAACGTCTAAaagaataatgaaataatattgaagggtgtatgagtatatttcataaggaatcaccctgtaaaaatattaaattcaaaaaaggatatctatttttccatacaaactaattcaaaacattctaggtgtttacttatgacaaccctattgaagataaaagatcgacaagTGCATagaacctacgctacgcgacgcgtacctagtaAAGTGACAGGATTCACTTGA
This is a stretch of genomic DNA from Pararge aegeria chromosome 12, ilParAegt1.1, whole genome shotgun sequence. It encodes these proteins:
- the LOC120627853 gene encoding mitochondrial fission process protein 1, with the protein product MVDSEKDLFRDTWVRFIGYSNEVGESFRPVVPVKVVRATYGVAFAYVLADTVDKSWKMFSKGGGPKKVFVETGDALVWQTLASVAIPGLVINRICHYTQKYLAKKVPKIAPAPRKIAAVAVGLASIPLIVYPIDKGVTLLMNATYRKWFHT